One part of the Falco peregrinus isolate bFalPer1 chromosome 14, bFalPer1.pri, whole genome shotgun sequence genome encodes these proteins:
- the MLKL gene encoding mixed lineage kinase domain-like protein, translated as MDIVERVFSVAQAIHAQFEQVKCCKHQCQRLVERIQILLEPVRILQAQPRKHISHHEEELLKKLLRVLGEAQKLVIKYSQASWIQKFLRAHSAGEEFVWVNESLEDIAQGLSLLLQAEQKQAFLESFQPKTCRRQDAEDLRDDRAFLDQVIASTEEPEDAPGEIYINRQCMESKVDWMQHELNKIVRVMECLKKVNVDKREDITEIEPHQLTFYKHLQDTDSYDLYEGEYLKYPVAIKTFKRPLTTDSAKVRDIFEKEIQTLKKFESPNILRMYGICIEEKDGSPCFSIIMEYCKHGTLRDVLTKHRHLSWDIRIRMALGAARGLYRLHQTGEKSRLHGCICSSKFLVAGDYCVKLSGFELCETESSIKRRVKKNWKQVSMLAYIAPENLKDINYPYKRPCEIYSFGIVLVEIATSKIPFEGCTTQEIIEKICNHHYQDPVGEDCPEDLRKVIDQCRAFDPSQRPSAEEIVDALADLEKSRNQGS; from the exons ATGGACATCGTGGAGAGGGTCTTCTCCGTGGCCCAGGCCATCCACGCCCAATTCGAGCAGGTGAAGTGCTGTAAGCACCAGTGCCAGCGTCTCGTGGAGCGCATCCAGATCCTGCTGGAGCCCGTGAGGATCCTCCAGGCTCAGCCGCGAAAGCACATTTCCCACCACGAAGAGGAACTGCTGAAGAAGCTGCTCCGGGTGCTGGGGGAAGCCCAGAAACTCGTGATCAAATACAGCCAGGCCAGCTGGATCCAGAAGTTCCTGAGAGCTCACAGCGCTGGCGAAGAGTTCGTCTGGGTGAACGAGAGCCTGGAGGACATCGCCCAGGGGCTCTcactcctgctgcaggcagagcagaagcaggctTTCCTGGAGTCTTTCCAGCCAAAGACATGTCGCAGGCAGGATGCCGAGGACCTGAGGGATGACAGGGCTTTCTTGGACCAGGTGATCGCAA GTACTGAGGAGCCTGAAGATGCCCCCGGGGAGATCTACATCAACAGGCAATGTATGGAGAGCAAGGTAGACTGGATGCAACACGAGCTGAACAAAATCGTGCGTGTGATGGAGT GCTTGAAGAAGGTCAATGTTGATAAAAGAGAAGACATCACCGAGATCGAGCCACACCAGCTCACCTTCTACAAGCACCTGCAGGACACTGACAGCTACGACCTCTACGAGGGCGAGTACCTCAAGTACCCCGTTGCCATCAAAACCTTCAAGAGGCCGCTGACCACTGACTCGGC CAAGGTCAGAGACATCTTCGAGAAGGAGATTCAGACCCTGAAGAAGTTTGAGTCTCCAAACATCCTGCGCATGTACGGGATCTGCATTGAGGAGAAAG atgggAGCCCCTGCTTCTCCATCATCATGGAGTACTGTAAGCACGGGACGCTGCGGGATGTGCTGACCAAGCACCGGCATCTCTCCTGGGATATCCGCATTCGGATGGCCCTGGGAGCCGCCCGAGGCCTGTACAG GTTACACCAGACGGGGGAGAAGTCCCGGCTTCACGGCTGCATCTGCAGTAGCAAGTTCCTGGTGGCCGGGGATTACTGCGTGAAG CTGTCGGGGTTTGAGCTGTGTGAAACAGAGTCATCCATCAAGAGGAGAGTCAAGAAGAACTGGAAACAAGTCTCTATGTTGGCTTACATTGCTCCTGAGAACCTGAAAGACATCAACTACCCCTACAAGAGGCCCTGTGAAATAtacag CTTCGGGATCGTGCTGGTGGAGATTGCAACCTCCAAAATCCCGTTTGAAG GCTGTACTACCCAGGAGATCATAGAGAAAATCTGCAACCACCATTACCAGGACCCTGTTGGGGAAGATTGTCCTGAGGATCTGCGGAAAGTCATTGACCAGTGCCGGGCCTTTGACCCCTCCCAACGCCCTTCTGCTGAGG AGATTGTGGACGCACTGGCTGacctggagaaaagcagaaaccaagGAAGTTAA